A window from Frischella perrara encodes these proteins:
- the flhA gene encoding flagellar biosynthesis protein FlhA, with translation MSFFSKKNLKNAHYQVLAGPLLILLILSMMVLPLPPFILDLLFTFNIALAIIILIVALFTQRVLDFAAFPTVLLFATLLRLSLNVASTRVVLLNGHTGSDAAGRVIEAFGHFLVGGNFAIGIVVFIILVIINFMVITKGAGRIAEVGARFALDGMPGKQMAIDADLNAGLIGEDEAKARRAEVTQEADFYGSMDGASKFVRGDAIAGLLIMAITIIGGLLVGVGQHAMAIGDAAHTYVLLTIGDGLVAQIPSLIISTAAGVIVTRVASEQNVSEQMLGQLFNNPQILILAAIVIGLLGLIPGMPNMVFLLFTGALTTLAWWITTRQKKQQLTSNEPVTIQATTTTTIEANWSDVNIEDTLAMEVGYGLIPMVDQSQNGELLSRIRSLRKKFAQTIGFLPPSVHIRDNLSLNPYQYKLFMKGVEIGQGEVMHNKWLAINPGNVTETIEGTHTTEPAFGLAAIWIENHLKENAQILGYTVVDGSTVIATHLNHLLQQNAGDLFGRQEAQELLTRVKEDLPKLVEDFIPAVVTLTVFHKVLQHLISEQVSIRDMRTIIETLCEHAPAQTDPMELLSIVRVALGRSITQQWFASADEVQVIGFNVGLERLLLQAMQNASSLEPGLADSIIQQTQQALTQQDILGAPPVLLVNHALRPMMARFLRRHFPQLAVLSNLEISGNRQIKMTAQIGAE, from the coding sequence ATGAGTTTTTTTTCTAAGAAAAACCTAAAAAATGCACATTATCAAGTATTAGCTGGTCCATTGCTGATATTGTTGATTTTATCAATGATGGTGCTACCGCTACCGCCTTTTATTTTAGATTTACTTTTTACCTTTAACATTGCCTTAGCCATTATTATTTTGATCGTGGCACTGTTTACGCAACGAGTATTGGATTTTGCTGCTTTTCCAACGGTGCTTTTGTTTGCGACCTTGTTACGCCTATCATTAAATGTTGCCTCGACGCGAGTCGTGTTACTTAACGGGCATACCGGAAGTGATGCAGCAGGACGCGTCATTGAAGCATTTGGGCATTTTCTGGTTGGGGGTAATTTTGCGATCGGAATCGTGGTTTTTATCATATTGGTAATCATTAACTTCATGGTCATCACGAAAGGTGCTGGGCGTATAGCTGAAGTCGGTGCACGCTTCGCATTAGATGGTATGCCAGGTAAACAAATGGCTATTGATGCCGATCTCAATGCTGGATTAATTGGCGAAGATGAAGCGAAAGCTCGACGGGCGGAAGTCACTCAAGAAGCTGATTTTTACGGTTCAATGGATGGTGCGAGCAAATTTGTACGCGGTGATGCTATCGCAGGCTTACTGATTATGGCGATCACGATTATTGGCGGTTTGTTGGTCGGTGTCGGTCAACATGCAATGGCAATTGGCGATGCTGCGCACACTTATGTACTTTTAACCATTGGTGATGGCTTAGTAGCACAAATTCCGTCACTGATTATTTCAACAGCAGCTGGGGTTATCGTCACTCGTGTTGCTTCAGAGCAAAATGTCAGTGAACAGATGCTCGGTCAGTTATTCAATAATCCACAGATCTTAATTTTAGCGGCAATTGTCATTGGTCTACTGGGCTTAATTCCTGGCATGCCGAATATGGTTTTCTTATTATTTACCGGGGCGTTAACAACATTAGCATGGTGGATTACAACACGTCAAAAGAAACAACAATTAACATCAAATGAACCCGTTACCATTCAAGCTACGACGACAACAACGATTGAAGCCAATTGGTCAGATGTCAATATTGAAGATACCCTCGCAATGGAAGTCGGTTATGGGTTGATACCAATGGTTGATCAGAGCCAAAATGGTGAGTTACTAAGTCGAATTCGCAGTTTACGTAAAAAGTTTGCCCAAACCATTGGCTTTTTACCGCCGTCAGTCCATATTCGTGATAATTTGTCACTCAATCCTTATCAATATAAGTTATTTATGAAAGGGGTAGAAATTGGTCAAGGTGAGGTTATGCATAATAAATGGTTGGCGATTAATCCGGGGAATGTAACCGAAACCATCGAAGGAACCCACACCACTGAACCGGCTTTTGGTTTAGCTGCAATTTGGATTGAGAACCACCTAAAAGAAAATGCCCAAATTCTTGGTTATACCGTTGTCGATGGTAGCACGGTGATCGCCACTCATCTCAACCATTTATTGCAACAAAATGCAGGTGATCTGTTTGGTCGCCAAGAAGCACAGGAACTTTTAACGCGTGTAAAAGAAGATCTCCCAAAATTGGTAGAGGATTTTATTCCAGCGGTGGTAACCTTAACGGTATTTCATAAAGTGTTACAACATTTAATTAGTGAACAAGTTTCAATTCGTGATATGCGTACCATTATAGAAACCTTGTGTGAACATGCACCGGCACAAACTGATCCTATGGAATTATTGAGCATAGTCCGTGTTGCACTGGGACGTTCGATCACACAACAATGGTTTGCTAGTGCGGATGAAGTACAGGTGATCGGTTTTAATGTCGGTTTAGAACGATTGTTATTACAAGCTATGCAAAATGCTAGTAGCTTAGAACCCGGTTTAGCCGATAGTATTATTCAGCAGACCCAACAAGCCTTAACACAACAAGATATATTGGGAGCACCGCCCGTGTTGTTAGTTAATCATGCATTAAGACCAATGATGGCACGTTTTTTAAGGCGACATTTCCCTCAACTGGCGGTATTAAGTAATTTGGAAATTAGTGGCAATCGACAAATAAAAATGACGGCTCAAATTGGAGCCGAATAA
- a CDS encoding winged helix-turn-helix transcriptional regulator: MSLNENLPRCPVETTLMLMGDKWKVLIVRDLLTGTKRFGELKKSLAGVSQKVLTQHLRAMEKNGLIHRKVYAVVPPKVEYSLTDVGQSLKHVHDAMLQWGEAYKSKRTDNYLSAS, from the coding sequence ATGTCATTAAATGAGAATTTACCACGATGCCCAGTAGAAACGACCTTAATGTTAATGGGCGATAAATGGAAAGTGTTAATCGTACGAGATTTACTGACCGGAACGAAACGTTTTGGTGAATTGAAAAAATCATTAGCGGGAGTTTCGCAAAAAGTGCTAACTCAACACCTGCGGGCGATGGAAAAAAACGGTCTAATTCATCGCAAAGTCTATGCGGTTGTGCCGCCTAAAGTCGAGTACAGCTTAACCGATGTAGGGCAAAGTCTAAAGCATGTCCACGATGCAATGTTACAATGGGGAGAAGCTTACAAATCA
- a CDS encoding flagella synthesis protein FlgN produces MQELNHILNKMTELLQQLTGILHTEQMILIENYLVHKLGNIIDEKNQLLIKLKILDEQRIAIGKELHLASPYSDNEPLANQWATIVKSTSLLAQMNRDNGEILQQRLDQTRQTIDFINKSKKTNIYTNGGYQKTETVSTTRAKV; encoded by the coding sequence ATGCAAGAATTAAATCATATTTTGAATAAAATGACGGAGTTATTACAGCAACTCACCGGTATTCTCCATACAGAACAAATGATATTAATTGAAAACTATCTGGTTCATAAGTTAGGAAATATCATTGATGAAAAAAATCAATTACTGATAAAATTGAAAATTCTTGATGAGCAACGCATCGCAATTGGTAAAGAGCTGCATCTTGCCTCTCCTTATAGTGATAATGAGCCTTTAGCCAATCAATGGGCAACGATTGTAAAAAGCACCTCATTATTAGCGCAAATGAATCGTGATAATGGTGAAATACTACAACAACGATTAGACCAAACTCGACAGACAATAGACTTCATTAATAAGTCAAAAAAAACCAATATATACACCAATGGTGGTTACCAAAAGACTGAAACAGTTTCAACAACGCGTGCTAAAGTCTAA
- the flgA gene encoding flagellar basal body P-ring formation chaperone FlgA: MIKNRMLFLIVMLVLSAHPTVASTLDKQIEAFFHAQWGEKASDIQVSYPQTKPQLDCEEPILNLVNPQKKWGNVTISAECHHKKTFIQVYIAIMGNYIVANQSIAAGSVITQDSIRLQSGRLDKLPPGILLDKTELIDFVALRNITHEQPIKSTMIRKRWQVKAGQVVKLILNGDGYQIITQGKPLTNAGLGDMINVRTENGKVVKGVVTNQGITISDKKN, encoded by the coding sequence ATGATAAAAAACAGAATGTTATTTCTTATTGTCATGCTGGTATTAAGCGCTCATCCGACTGTTGCCAGTACATTAGATAAACAGATAGAAGCCTTTTTTCATGCACAATGGGGTGAAAAAGCATCAGATATTCAAGTGAGCTATCCACAAACTAAGCCTCAACTTGATTGTGAAGAACCTATTTTAAATTTAGTTAATCCACAAAAAAAATGGGGAAATGTAACGATTAGCGCCGAATGTCATCATAAAAAAACATTTATCCAAGTTTATATTGCGATAATGGGTAATTATATTGTCGCTAATCAATCTATTGCAGCAGGAAGCGTTATTACGCAAGATTCGATTCGCCTTCAATCAGGGAGACTTGATAAATTACCACCGGGTATTTTGCTTGATAAAACAGAATTAATTGATTTTGTTGCATTACGTAATATTACGCATGAACAACCCATTAAAAGCACCATGATCCGAAAACGTTGGCAGGTCAAAGCAGGGCAAGTTGTCAAATTAATATTAAATGGGGATGGTTACCAAATTATTACACAGGGTAAACCGCTAACCAATGCTGGCTTAGGTGATATGATCAATGTACGAACGGAAAATGGTAAAGTGGTGAAAGGGGTTGTTACAAATCAAGGCATTACTATTTCTGATAAAAAAAATTAA
- the flgM gene encoding flagellar biosynthesis anti-sigma factor FlgM yields MSIDSTKSVSTIAATLNCDLINAQQKQPTAKVKSKPCIEPSTNVSLNQTVSLLSSTNDINMEKVNKIKHAIETGSLLVNTDKIADELIRHTMEYLTMEMDIEGE; encoded by the coding sequence ATGAGTATAGATTCAACTAAATCCGTTTCAACAATTGCAGCAACGCTAAATTGCGATTTAATTAATGCTCAACAAAAACAACCTACTGCGAAAGTAAAATCTAAACCATGCATTGAGCCAAGTACAAATGTTAGTTTAAATCAAACAGTTTCACTGTTATCGTCAACCAATGACATTAATATGGAAAAAGTAAACAAAATCAAACATGCCATTGAAACCGGCAGTCTATTAGTCAATACCGATAAAATTGCAGATGAATTAATTAGGCATACGATGGAATATCTAACGATGGAAATGGATATTGAAGGTGAATAA
- a CDS encoding NAD(P)-dependent oxidoreductase: MKIAVIGASGKSGSLLVTEALSRGHDVTAIVRKSNSNFDPKVNVLVKDLFQLSYDDLKPFDVIIDAFAAWTPETLPLHQTSLKHLTDILSNKPNRLLVVGGAGSLYVNPEHSIRLVDSPDFPEEFKPLANNMAKALDALRQCNDVQWTYLSPSIEFIADGKRTGKYTAGGEQVLFTSQGKSQISYADYAIAMIDEAENAKHVKQRFTAVSEY, translated from the coding sequence ATGAAAATTGCTGTAATTGGTGCCAGTGGTAAATCCGGATCTTTATTAGTAACCGAAGCACTTTCACGTGGTCATGATGTTACCGCGATCGTGCGTAAATCAAATTCAAATTTTGATCCTAAAGTGAACGTTTTAGTTAAAGATCTCTTCCAACTTAGCTATGATGATTTAAAACCATTTGATGTGATTATCGATGCGTTTGCAGCTTGGACACCTGAAACTCTACCCCTACATCAAACCAGTTTGAAACATTTAACGGATATTCTAAGCAATAAACCAAATCGCTTATTAGTTGTAGGTGGTGCAGGTAGCTTGTATGTCAATCCTGAACATTCAATTCGTTTAGTTGATTCACCGGATTTCCCAGAAGAATTTAAACCATTAGCAAATAATATGGCTAAAGCGCTTGATGCTTTAAGACAATGCAATGATGTACAGTGGACTTACTTAAGCCCATCAATTGAATTTATTGCTGATGGAAAAAGAACCGGTAAATATACCGCGGGTGGCGAACAAGTGCTCTTCACTAGTCAAGGTAAAAGCCAAATCAGTTATGCCGATTATGCTATTGCAATGATCGATGAAGCTGAAAATGCTAAACATGTTAAACAACGTTTTACCGCTGTATCTGAATATTAA
- the flgC gene encoding flagellar basal body rod protein FlgC, giving the protein MMSFSIFAIAGSALTAQTQRMNVSASNLANADSVTSTSGDAYHAKQVIFQVDDQGTGSVIGGVKVAKVIEDPTPMNLVYEPNHPLADERGYIQKPNVDVVGEMVNTISASRSYQANIEVINTAKNLMLKTLTLGQ; this is encoded by the coding sequence ATCATGAGTTTTTCAATTTTCGCTATTGCCGGTTCAGCTCTTACTGCACAAACTCAACGGATGAATGTCAGTGCAAGTAATCTGGCTAATGCTGATAGTGTTACAAGCACATCTGGCGATGCATATCATGCTAAGCAAGTTATTTTCCAAGTGGATGATCAAGGAACGGGTAGTGTAATTGGCGGCGTAAAAGTAGCAAAAGTGATTGAAGATCCTACACCGATGAATCTGGTGTATGAACCTAATCACCCCTTAGCGGATGAACGTGGTTATATACAGAAACCAAATGTGGATGTCGTGGGTGAGATGGTCAACACGATATCAGCATCACGTAGTTATCAAGCTAATATTGAAGTGATTAATACAGCAAAGAACTTAATGTTAAAAACTCTCACGTTAGGACAATAA
- the flhB gene encoding flagellar biosynthesis protein FlhB produces the protein MADDSDLEKSEQPTDSKLKKAKEEGQIPRSRELTSIVLLLIGLATMWLFGSTMTSNLTTIMKQGMIVAQQSSDEKLMLFNFTRLMKAGFWVLVPVLIALVVTAICAPISIGGLLFSSKSISFDLKRLSPISGFKRIFSTKIFAELLKGVLKVILITIMTGGFLLTTFPIMLSLPNSFFNQALNQSMNLLIGCGILIVISLTPMVGFDIFYQIWSHLKKLKMTKQEIKDEFKEQEGDPQLKGRIRQMQQAMARRRMMGDVNKANVIITNPTHYAVALQYNEKTMLAPKVLAKGVDKIALHIKQLATEHNIPQLEAPPLARALYRHSEVGQTIPAELYAAVAQVLAWVYQLKRWHQHGGAAPIKPHHLPVPASLDPAVNNGDQPSHE, from the coding sequence ATGGCAGATGATAGTGATTTAGAAAAAAGTGAACAGCCAACCGACAGTAAGTTAAAAAAAGCGAAAGAAGAAGGGCAAATTCCCCGATCGCGTGAATTGACTTCTATTGTTCTTCTCTTAATAGGTCTTGCGACTATGTGGTTATTTGGATCGACGATGACATCCAATCTAACCACGATCATGAAACAAGGTATGATCGTCGCCCAGCAAAGTAGTGATGAAAAATTGATGCTATTTAATTTCACTCGCTTAATGAAAGCGGGTTTTTGGGTATTAGTACCGGTGTTAATCGCATTAGTTGTCACGGCGATATGTGCACCGATCAGTATCGGTGGTTTATTGTTTAGTAGTAAATCGATTTCATTTGATCTTAAACGATTAAGTCCAATTAGTGGATTTAAACGAATTTTCAGTACTAAAATCTTCGCCGAATTATTAAAAGGCGTGCTAAAAGTTATATTGATCACCATCATGACAGGTGGCTTTCTTTTAACCACCTTTCCGATCATGCTGTCATTACCCAATTCATTTTTTAATCAAGCGTTAAATCAATCAATGAATCTGCTTATTGGGTGCGGAATATTAATTGTTATTTCGCTGACCCCTATGGTGGGCTTTGATATCTTTTATCAGATTTGGAGTCACTTGAAAAAACTCAAAATGACTAAGCAAGAAATTAAAGATGAATTTAAAGAACAAGAAGGCGATCCACAATTAAAAGGTCGCATTCGGCAAATGCAACAAGCCATGGCGCGACGCCGAATGATGGGCGATGTTAATAAAGCAAATGTCATTATTACTAACCCCACTCATTATGCTGTGGCACTACAATACAATGAGAAAACCATGTTAGCACCTAAAGTGTTAGCAAAAGGGGTGGATAAGATTGCCCTTCACATTAAGCAATTAGCTACCGAACATAATATACCTCAATTAGAAGCACCTCCTTTGGCGCGAGCACTTTATCGACATAGTGAAGTCGGTCAAACAATCCCTGCCGAATTATATGCAGCCGTTGCGCAAGTTCTGGCATGGGTTTATCAATTAAAACGCTGGCATCAACATGGGGGTGCAGCGCCTATCAAACCTCATCATTTACCCGTACCGGCATCACTTGATCCGGCTGTAAATAACGGAGATCAGCCATCTCATGAATAA
- the flgB gene encoding flagellar basal body rod protein FlgB, whose amino-acid sequence MLDKLDVMIGFHRQALNLREQRQQILAANIANSDTPNYQARDFDFKTELTKALDQHSVHHRPPVGLKVTAQQHMQIATPLANSPQALYRVPFQNSADGNTVDMDLERMAFMDNSIHYQGSLTFLGEQFKSLISVLQQG is encoded by the coding sequence ATGCTTGATAAATTAGATGTAATGATTGGATTTCACCGACAAGCGTTAAACTTACGTGAACAGCGTCAACAAATCTTAGCTGCCAATATTGCTAATAGTGACACGCCAAACTATCAGGCGCGTGATTTTGATTTTAAAACAGAACTCACTAAAGCGCTCGATCAGCATTCTGTTCATCATCGTCCCCCTGTTGGATTAAAAGTAACAGCTCAACAACATATGCAAATCGCGACACCACTAGCGAATAGTCCACAAGCCTTATACCGCGTTCCATTTCAAAATTCAGCCGACGGTAATACCGTTGATATGGATCTCGAACGAATGGCATTTATGGATAACAGCATTCATTATCAAGGTAGCTTAACTTTTTTAGGTGAGCAATTTAAAAGTCTAATATCTGTATTGCAACAAGGATAA